The Paenibacillus uliginis N3/975 genome has a window encoding:
- a CDS encoding GNAT family N-acetyltransferase, whose translation MKIRLATAKDIDQLVRMRWDFTNEYNEVKIAEEHYEDFYEECRVFLDQAIQGDKWFIWVAEANGKILSHIFIELIDKVPRPGRKTEPFAYMTNVYTLPEHRGKGLGSQLHKEIESWSRDGNHEFIIVWPSDWSIEFYKRSGYKHCVEPMELMLE comes from the coding sequence ATGAAAATTCGTTTGGCAACCGCGAAAGATATCGATCAGCTAGTTAGAATGAGGTGGGATTTCACCAACGAATATAACGAAGTTAAGATAGCGGAAGAGCATTACGAAGATTTTTATGAAGAGTGCAGGGTGTTTTTGGATCAAGCTATTCAGGGGGATAAATGGTTTATCTGGGTGGCTGAAGCGAATGGAAAGATTTTATCGCACATCTTTATCGAATTAATAGATAAAGTGCCTAGACCGGGAAGAAAGACAGAGCCTTTTGCCTATATGACAAATGTGTATACACTCCCTGAACACCGGGGCAAGGGGCTGGGGAGTCAGCTGCATAAAGAGATTGAAAGCTGGTCAAGAGACGGGAATCATGAATTTATTATCGTATGGCCTAGTGATTGGAGTATAGAATTTTACAAGCGCAGCGGCTACAAGCACTGTGTAGAACCGATGGAGCTTATGCTGGAGTAG
- a CDS encoding 1-propanol dehydrogenase PduQ, with protein sequence MDKISIKTDIYLGQGALDRLTDWRNRRIFVVTDPFIIKSGMINMLFERLHDSNEQYIFSNIVPDPPVEVVTEGVEALGAFQADLIIAIGGGSAIDAAKAMKLFAQKILKQHDIPFVAIPTTSGTGSEVTSFSVISDKEKNIKYPLVSDDMLPQEAILDPELVKSVPNFITADTGMDVLTHAIEAYVSTKANDISDALAEKAIKLVFAYLPRAYNDGNDLEAREKMHNASCLAGMAFNITSLGLNHGIAHVAGAKFKIAHGRMNSLLLTHVIEFNADYKPGYGREESSAVAARYAEISKSLGLSAPNAKSGVRSLVQAIKQLQKQLQMPQTLRECGVEISTLEKMREGIAEGALQDGCTATNPRVPAAADIVEILNKMFQS encoded by the coding sequence ATGGACAAAATATCGATTAAAACCGACATCTATCTGGGACAAGGTGCGCTGGATCGCCTGACGGATTGGAGAAATAGACGGATCTTCGTTGTAACAGACCCGTTTATAATCAAGTCGGGTATGATTAACATGCTGTTTGAACGGCTGCATGACAGCAACGAACAATACATTTTCAGCAACATCGTACCCGATCCTCCAGTTGAAGTCGTAACTGAGGGCGTTGAAGCACTCGGAGCATTCCAAGCTGACCTGATCATCGCGATTGGTGGGGGCTCTGCAATTGATGCGGCCAAGGCGATGAAGCTTTTCGCTCAAAAAATATTGAAACAGCACGATATTCCGTTCGTAGCGATTCCGACAACAAGCGGAACGGGCTCAGAAGTGACGTCTTTCTCCGTCATCAGCGACAAGGAGAAGAACATCAAGTATCCGCTGGTGTCCGATGACATGTTGCCGCAAGAAGCCATCTTGGACCCTGAACTGGTCAAGAGCGTGCCTAACTTTATCACTGCAGACACAGGAATGGATGTACTGACCCATGCGATTGAAGCGTATGTATCCACCAAGGCAAACGATATTTCCGATGCGCTGGCTGAGAAGGCAATCAAGCTAGTCTTTGCCTATTTGCCAAGAGCCTATAATGACGGTAATGATCTCGAAGCACGAGAGAAAATGCACAATGCTTCTTGTCTGGCTGGTATGGCGTTTAATATTACGTCGCTCGGGCTTAATCATGGGATCGCTCATGTGGCTGGAGCTAAATTCAAGATTGCGCACGGGCGTATGAATTCACTGCTTCTGACGCATGTCATTGAATTCAATGCCGATTACAAACCGGGTTATGGTAGAGAAGAGAGTAGTGCAGTAGCGGCAAGATATGCTGAAATCTCCAAAAGCTTGGGGCTATCGGCTCCTAATGCAAAGAGCGGCGTTCGTAGTCTGGTGCAGGCGATCAAGCAGCTTCAGAAGCAATTGCAGATGCCGCAAACGCTGAGAGAGTGCGGCGTGGAAATATCTACGCTTGAAAAGATGAGAGAGGGAATTGCAGAAGGAGCGCTACAAGACGGCTGTACGGCCACGAATCCACGCGTTCCTGCCGCAGCAGATATTGTTGAAATTTTGAACAAAATGTTTCAATCCTGA
- a CDS encoding PhzF family phenazine biosynthesis isomerase yields the protein MVRVTVYHVDAFSVIANQGNPAGVVLDADQLKPGDMQKIAFQVGFNETVFVLKSEIADLKLKYYTPGHEINLCGHATIASLYCLKTRGFFEGRDSIQIETNGGILPISFNAEDHLIIGMKQQKPEFIPFGGDTRKLAESMGLTEDCLDVTKPIVYGSTGIWTLLVPIRQLDSFKIMKPNNKQFPEILAQNPKASVHPFCFETYDENAFMHARHFSSPYSGTVEDPVTGTASGVMGAYYLTYIDQDLNDIQFIVEQGQEINRDGKVHVHAIRQNEMDIFISGTAVLVKEFEVEYPLLYECDNSFDNILWRMT from the coding sequence GTGGTGAGAGTTACCGTGTATCATGTTGACGCATTCTCTGTCATAGCCAATCAGGGAAATCCGGCAGGAGTTGTTCTGGATGCCGATCAATTGAAGCCTGGTGATATGCAGAAGATCGCTTTTCAGGTTGGATTTAATGAGACGGTTTTTGTATTGAAATCTGAGATCGCTGACCTGAAATTGAAGTATTATACCCCAGGGCATGAAATCAATCTGTGCGGGCATGCAACCATAGCATCATTATACTGCTTGAAAACACGAGGTTTTTTCGAAGGCCGGGATTCAATCCAGATAGAAACCAATGGTGGCATACTTCCCATTTCATTTAACGCTGAGGATCACCTAATAATAGGCATGAAGCAGCAGAAGCCGGAATTTATTCCTTTTGGTGGAGATACCCGAAAACTAGCAGAGTCCATGGGATTAACTGAAGACTGTTTGGATGTCACGAAGCCCATTGTTTATGGTAGTACAGGAATTTGGACTTTATTAGTTCCAATAAGGCAATTGGATAGTTTCAAAATCATGAAGCCAAACAATAAACAGTTTCCTGAAATATTAGCCCAGAACCCCAAAGCGTCTGTACATCCTTTTTGTTTTGAAACCTATGACGAGAATGCGTTTATGCATGCGAGACATTTTTCATCCCCTTACTCTGGTACAGTTGAAGATCCGGTAACAGGTACGGCCTCGGGCGTGATGGGCGCTTACTATTTAACCTATATAGATCAAGATTTGAATGATATTCAATTTATCGTAGAGCAGGGGCAAGAGATCAATAGGGATGGAAAAGTGCATGTACACGCCATACGACAAAATGAGATGGATATTTTTATTTCAGGCACAGCGGTCTTGGTTAAAGAGTTTGAAGTGGAATATCCCCTTTTATACGAATGTGATAACAGTTTTGATAACATTTTATGGAGGATGACATAG
- a CDS encoding GNAT family N-acetyltransferase: MENGITISEVTSMNAVMVEELSDLLIRVVEDGAWIGFLAPVEEEEARIYWESVTEISVMMFTASMAGKIVGTIQLHLAMKRNASHRAEIAKLMVHPDYRKRGIARLLMHTAEQRAVIEGRALIVLDTRAGDLSNLLYQSMDYTEGGRIPHFAKSSNGSLDETVLYYKLLTKE, encoded by the coding sequence ATGGAGAATGGGATCACTATATCCGAAGTAACATCTATGAATGCTGTGATGGTGGAAGAACTTTCAGATTTGTTGATTCGCGTAGTGGAAGATGGGGCTTGGATCGGTTTTCTGGCGCCTGTTGAAGAGGAAGAAGCCAGAATTTATTGGGAGAGTGTGACGGAAATTAGTGTAATGATGTTCACTGCTTCTATGGCCGGAAAAATAGTTGGCACGATACAACTGCATTTGGCAATGAAGCGCAACGCCTCCCACCGTGCAGAAATCGCGAAACTGATGGTACACCCGGATTATCGAAAAAGAGGCATCGCAAGACTTCTTATGCATACGGCAGAGCAGAGAGCAGTGATCGAAGGAAGAGCTTTAATCGTTTTGGATACACGAGCAGGTGATCTATCAAATCTGTTATATCAATCGATGGATTATACGGAAGGAGGCCGCATTCCCCATTTTGCCAAATCATCAAATGGAAGTTTGGATGAAACCGTGTTGTATTATAAGTTGTTAACTAAAGAATAA
- a CDS encoding sugar phosphate isomerase/epimerase family protein — protein MRVGVSTYSLLNAIKSGEMTVLDVIDWIAENGGEHMEIVPYGFTLEDQPELADAVRERAAKVGIGLSNYSMPANFVQEGEEAFETEMERVKRHVDTVHRLGMKHMRHDVTLFTLPPEKHGINYLEDNLEQIVKGCRIIADYAAQFGITTTIENHGVSVQASDRVQRVLQAVDRPNFKTTLDIGNFLCVDEQPLIGVKRNLTYASLIHVKDFYIRPFDQNPGGGDWFRTSHGNYLRGSIFGQGDIDVRRVLRMIKKSGYDGDITLEFEGMEECREGTRIGLENLRRIWDEV, from the coding sequence TGATTGACTGGATCGCTGAAAACGGTGGGGAGCATATGGAAATTGTTCCTTATGGCTTCACTCTGGAGGATCAACCCGAGCTTGCGGATGCTGTTCGGGAGCGTGCAGCAAAGGTCGGAATTGGGTTGTCCAATTATTCGATGCCTGCGAATTTTGTGCAGGAGGGAGAAGAGGCCTTTGAGACTGAGATGGAGCGGGTTAAGCGTCATGTGGATACCGTTCACAGGCTTGGCATGAAGCATATGCGTCATGATGTAACGTTATTTACCCTTCCGCCGGAGAAGCATGGTATCAATTACCTAGAGGACAACTTGGAACAGATCGTGAAGGGATGCCGGATCATTGCTGATTATGCCGCTCAGTTCGGCATTACAACAACGATTGAGAACCATGGAGTCAGTGTTCAGGCCAGCGACCGGGTACAGCGCGTGCTGCAGGCGGTTGACCGTCCGAACTTCAAGACGACTCTCGATATAGGCAATTTCTTATGTGTCGATGAACAGCCGCTCATCGGTGTGAAACGCAACTTAACATACGCCTCACTTATCCATGTGAAGGATTTTTATATTCGTCCGTTCGATCAGAACCCGGGCGGCGGTGACTGGTTCCGTACGTCACACGGCAACTATTTGCGCGGTTCCATCTTTGGTCAGGGGGATATCGATGTACGCAGAGTGCTGCGCATGATCAAGAAATCCGGTTATGATGGAGATATCACACTGGAATTCGAAGGCATGGAAGAGTGCCGCGAAGGTACACGGATTGGTCTCGAAAATCTGAGACGTATTTGGGATGAAGTGTAA
- a CDS encoding superoxide dismutase family protein, whose protein sequence is MKKRTYQILAGAILISAFFFAAAPNSLTHNSTTNVPDRMVTEMIDKPVFREESTNSVSVKLFNAAGEPTGFASFEQVDDGVKVKIAASGLTPGKHGFHVHENAIQSFDFKSAGGHFNPTDKHHGLEHPQGSHVGDMPNLVVEKDGTVKTELLIKHATLDKNQANSLLGRSLIIHEDEDDGKTDPAGNSGNRIMGGNIPK, encoded by the coding sequence ATGAAGAAAAGAACGTACCAAATTCTTGCCGGGGCAATATTGATTTCAGCCTTTTTCTTTGCTGCAGCTCCCAATTCACTCACTCACAATAGCACAACTAATGTTCCGGATCGTATGGTTACTGAAATGATAGACAAACCGGTATTTCGGGAAGAATCCACAAATTCGGTTTCTGTTAAGCTGTTTAACGCAGCGGGTGAACCTACAGGGTTTGCTTCATTTGAACAGGTGGACGATGGTGTGAAAGTGAAGATTGCCGCCTCCGGTCTGACTCCAGGCAAGCATGGATTCCATGTGCATGAGAACGCAATCCAGTCGTTTGATTTCAAGTCTGCTGGCGGGCACTTCAATCCGACGGATAAACACCATGGCCTTGAACACCCGCAAGGAAGTCACGTTGGCGATATGCCAAATTTGGTAGTTGAAAAAGATGGTACGGTTAAAACCGAACTGCTGATTAAACATGCAACGCTAGATAAGAATCAGGCTAATTCCTTGCTTGGACGATCGCTCATAATCCATGAAGACGAAGACGATGGTAAAACCGATCCCGCAGGTAATTCCGGTAATAGAATAATGGGCGGGAACATCCCTAAATAA
- a CDS encoding serine hydrolase domain-containing protein codes for MTEQLAHIVDTYHKEHFLSGNILITRSGKELFSRSYGQASIQLGIPNQPDTKFHIASVTKMFIAAATLHYCEQGLINLEEHPGKYLDGFTILHPDIRIHHLLSHSSGLQDIYRVPDIRYEMNRLTHENKSFLDYLCSMNQDFQPGERWSYNSTGFIMLGYILEAVSGKPYEQAFEELFFTPLHMKSTRVDNPMSINVGRAYGHTSENNELMHAHNDKLCGIDAPGEFYSTTRDLDIWCDALFQGKLLSRSSLETMFTPYYITTFDPDLHYGYGWFLGSDFNLIGGGTPGFRSEIWHYPGLDTRIIMLWNYEKVDSHRLFHQIKPLVLQL; via the coding sequence ATGACCGAGCAGCTGGCACACATCGTAGACACTTACCATAAGGAGCATTTTTTAAGCGGGAACATTCTGATCACTAGAAGTGGAAAAGAGTTGTTTAGCCGTTCATATGGGCAAGCCAGTATCCAGTTAGGAATACCTAATCAACCGGATACCAAGTTTCATATTGCCTCGGTAACAAAGATGTTTATTGCCGCAGCTACACTTCATTATTGTGAGCAGGGGCTTATAAATCTGGAAGAACACCCGGGTAAGTACTTGGACGGCTTCACCATTCTCCATCCTGATATTAGAATTCATCATCTGCTGAGCCACTCTTCTGGCCTGCAAGATATATACCGAGTTCCGGATATCAGATATGAAATGAACCGATTAACACATGAGAACAAGTCTTTTTTGGATTACTTATGCAGTATGAATCAAGATTTTCAACCGGGTGAGCGCTGGAGCTATAACAGCACCGGTTTTATTATGCTGGGCTACATATTAGAAGCCGTTTCAGGCAAGCCATATGAACAAGCATTTGAAGAATTATTTTTCACCCCTCTACATATGAAATCCACCCGAGTAGATAATCCGATGAGCATTAACGTAGGGAGAGCATACGGACACACGTCGGAAAACAATGAACTGATGCATGCGCACAACGATAAGTTGTGCGGTATCGATGCTCCGGGTGAATTTTACTCTACCACACGTGACCTGGACATTTGGTGTGACGCCCTGTTTCAAGGAAAACTTCTGAGTCGAAGCAGCCTTGAAACTATGTTTACTCCCTATTATATAACCACCTTTGATCCTGATCTGCATTATGGTTATGGCTGGTTTTTGGGATCTGATTTTAACCTGATCGGCGGAGGGACTCCTGGATTTCGCTCAGAAATCTGGCATTACCCTGGGCTGGACACACGGATCATAATGCTGTGGAATTATGAAAAGGTAGATTCCCATCGATTATTTCACCAAATCAAACCTCTAGTTCTTCAGCTGTGA